A window of the Lolium perenne isolate Kyuss_39 chromosome 7, Kyuss_2.0, whole genome shotgun sequence genome harbors these coding sequences:
- the LOC127312971 gene encoding FT-interacting protein 1, which yields MSGHQDAHHEDFQLKDTNPLLGEQWPKGAAGPARPAVGGGIAGWLGMDKPSSTYDLVEQMFFLYVRVVKAKDLPPNPLTGAAMDPYVEVKLGNYKGTTKHYDRRANPEWDQVFAFSKSRVQSNALEVYLKDRDMIGRDDYVGRVVFDLGEVPTRVPPDSPLAPQWYRLEERRGDVGGYKIRGELMLAVWIGTQADEAFPEAWHSDAATVRGEGVASVRSKAYVSPKLWYLRVNVIEAQDVQPQSRGRAPEVFVKAQVGNQILKTSVVAAATLNPRWNEDLVFVVAEPFEEQLVMTVEDRVSPRKDDLLGRVQLPLTLFEKRLDHRPFVQSRWFDLEKFGIATAIEGETRRELRFASRVHLRACLEGAYHVMDESTMYISDTRPTARQLWKPPVGVLEVGILSAAGLQPMKNRDGRGSTDAYCVAKYGQKWVRTRTMIGTSSPTWNEQYTWEVFDPSTVITIGVFDNCHLGNSGNGNNNNSGGGPPPARDARIGKIRIRLSTLETDRVYTHAYPLILLTPSGVKKMGELRLAVRFTCLSMMNMVHLYTQPLLPRMHYLHPFTVTQLDALRYQAMGIVAARLGRAEPPLRREVVEYMLDVESHMWSMRRSKANFFRAVSLFSGAAAGARWFADVCLWKNVATTALVHVLLLILIWYPELILPTVFLYMFFIGLWNYRRRPRHPPHMDTKMSWAEAVHPDELDEEFDTFPTSRQQDVVYMRYDRLRSVAGRIQTVVGDMATQGERLQSLLSWRDPRATCVFVFFCLIAAVVLYVTPFRVVALVAGLFMLRHPRFRSKLPAVPSNFFRRLPSRADSML from the coding sequence ATGAGCGGGCACCAGGACGCGCACCACGAGGACTTCCAGCTCAAAGACACGAACCCGCTGCTCGGGGAGCAATGGCCGAAAGGCGCGGCGGGGCCGGCGCGCCCCGCCGTCGGCGGCGGCATCGCAGGGTGGCTGGGCATGGACAAGCCGTCGAGCACGTACGACCTGGTGGAGCAGATGTTCTTCCTGTACGTGCGCGTGGTGAAGGCCAAGGACCTTCCCCCGAACCCCCTCACCGGCGCGGCCATGGACCCGTACGTGGAGGTGAAGCTGGGCAACTACAAGGGCACCACCAAGCACTACGACCGCCGCGCCAACCCGGAGTGGGATCAGGTCTTCGCCTTCTCCAAGTCCCGCGTCCAGTCCAACGCCCTCGAGGTCTACCTCAAGGACCGCGACATGATCGGCCGCGACGACTACGTCGGCCGCGTCGTCTTCGACCTCGGCGAGGTGCCCACCCGCGTGCCCCCCGACAGCCCGCTCGCGCCCCAGTGGTACCGCCTCGAGGAGCGCCGCGGCGACGTCGGCGGGTACAAGATCCGTGGGGAGCTCATGCTCGCCGTCTGGATCGGCACCCAGGCCGACGAGGCCTTCCCGGAGGCCTGGCACTCCGACGCCGCCACGGTCCGCGGCGAGGGCGTCGCCAGCGTGCGCTCCAAGGCCTACGTCTCGCCCAAGCTCTGGTACCTCCGCGTCAACGTCATCGAGGCGCAGGACGTGCAGCCGCAGTCCCGCGGCCGCGCGCCCGAGGTGTTCGTCAAGGCCCAGGTCGGGAACCAGATCCTCAAGAcctccgtcgtcgccgccgccacgcTCAACCCGCGCTGGAACGAGGACCTGGTCTTCGTCGTCGCCGAGCCCTTCGAGGAGCAGCTGGTCATGACGGTGGAGGACCGCGTGTCCCCGCGCAAGGACGACCTCCTCGGCCGCGTCCAGCTCCCGCTGACGCTCTTCGAGAAGCGCCTCGACCACCGCCCCTTCGTGCAGTCGCGCTGGTTCGACCTCGAGAAGTTCGGCATCGCCACCGCCATCGAGGGCGAGACGCGGCGTGAGCTCCGCTTCGCCAGCCGCGTCCACCTCCGGGCATGCCTCGAGGGCGCCTACCACGTCATGGACGAGTCCACCATGTACATCAGCGACACCCGCCCCACAGCGCGCCAGCTCTGGAAGCCGCCAGTAGGCGTGCTCGAGGTCGGCATCCTCAGCGCCGCCGGCCTGCAGCCCATGAAGAACCGCGACGGACGCGGCAGCACCGACGCATACTGCGTCGCAAAGTACGGCCAGAAGTGGGTGCGCACGCGCACCATGATCGGCACTTCCAGCCCGACGTGGAACGAGCAGTACACGTGGGAGGTGTTCGACCCGAGCACCGTCATCACCATCGGCGTCTTCGACAACTGCCACCTCGGCAACAGCGGCaacggaaacaacaacaacagcggCGGCGGACCCCCTCCGGCAAGGGACGCACGCATCGGCAAGATCCGCATCCGCCTTTCCACCTTAGAGACCGACCGCGTGTACACGCACGCGTACCCGCTGATCCTGCTGACGCCGTCGGGCGTCAAGAAGATGGGCGAGCTCCGCCTCGCCGTGCGGTTCACCTGCCTGTCGATGATGAACATGGTGCACCTCTACACGCAGCCGCTGCTCCCCAGGATGCACTACCTGCACCCGTTCACGGTGACGCAGCTGGACGCGCTCCGGTACCAGGCGATGGGCATCGTGGCGGCGAGGCTGGGCCGCGCGGAGCCGCCGCTGCGGCGGGAGGTGGTGGAGTACATGCTGGACGTGGAGTCCCACATGTGGAGCATGCGGCGCAGCAAGGCCAACTTCTTCCGCGCCGTGTCGCTCTTCTCCGGCGCGGCCGCCGGCGCGCGGTGGTTCGCCGACGTGTGCCTCTGGAAGAACGTGGCCACCACGGCGCTGGTgcacgtgctcctcctcatcctcatctggtacccggagctcatcCTCCCCACCGTCTTCCTCTACATGTTCTTCATCGGGCTCTGGAACtaccgccgccgcccgcgccacCCGCCGCACATGGACACCAAGATGTCGTGGGCCGAGGCCGTGCATCCGGACGAGCTCGACGAGGAGTTCGACACGTTCCCGACGTCGAGGCAGCAGGACGTGGTGTACATGCGCTACGACCGGCTGCGGAGCGTGGCCGGAAGGATACAGACGGTGGTCGGCGACATGGCCACGCAGGGGGAGAGGCTGCAGTCGCTGCTCAGCTGGCGCGACCCGAGGGCCACGTGCGTCTTCGTCTTCTTCTGCCTCATCGCCGCGGTGGTGCTCTACGTCACGCCGTTCCGGGTGGTGGCGCTCGTCGCCGGGCTCTTCATGCTCCGGCACCCGCGGTTCCGCAGCAAGCTGCCAGCCGTGCCTAGCAACTTCTTCCGCCGGCTGCCGTCGCGGGCAGACAGCATGCTCTGA